ATTGTCCCAAGGGCAGGCACGCGGCTGCATTGAGGCCCCTGGGTCGGGCAGCTCTTGGAGGTAGGAGAAGCCCCTTGGAGACACACAAGGAACAGGGGAGCGGACTTGAGGTGGGACTTGGTGAATGTGTGGTGGTCCGGCGTTGAGTTGGGGTTAGCACGGGGTAGTAATGCATCCAAAGAGGCCAGTGTGAATGGAAGGAGTTGAAGTGGTGTTGGAGGTGAACTGGGAACAGCTTCCACAGGAggtggtgggaggtgggaggctgaAGGGAAAGTGGGATGAGGCTAGAGGTTGGTATGCATCGAGGTAGTGGAGGAAGACCCAGGTCCCCAGAACTTTCTCCCTCCCCAGGTGACCTGTTCTGTTCCTGGGAGGAGGACCGAAAGTTGGTCCTGCGTGGCTGGTCCCTCGTCTTCATCTCCCTGGCAACCTTGTTGGTGTTCAGCATGGTGGATGGGCAGATGGCCTATGTGCAAGGTCCGTACACTGGCTTCATCGGCCTCTGGATTGACTGCAGGAGGCACAAGTGTGCCAACGCGGGCCAAGTCACTGGTCAGTCGCATAGGCTGTGGGTCTTACTCATGGGTCAGGAGTCTCCCTGGGGGAGTAGCTTAGGGCTCATGTGGGAGCGTCGTTGTTGCTGGAGGGTAACTCTGAGTGGCAGTAGAGTTGTTTTAGAATTTCCAGGAAGTGATTTTGGTGATGTGAGTGGAAGTagtgatttttcattttcattttttgggGGTGCTGaagctagaacccagggccttgcacacactCCACAGGGGTTCTACTACTGAGCCATGCCCCCGCTGCTCACTGAGAGATTCCAGACAGGTGCTGAGCTACTTCTCATCATCTGTcttgtttgagacggggtctcatgtagccctggctagcctccaactcaatGTGTAGCTgtggataaccttgaatttcggatcctcctcccaagtgttggaattacaggtaagTGCCACCAGCACCCAGTTTaccacagtgctggggatggaatgcaGGGCTtcgaacatgctaggcaagcattccaccaaTGACGCAACATCCTCAGAACCCCTAGACttcttttactttgtgttttgagacagataaGGTCTAGGTCTCACTAAACTGCTCAGGCAGGTGTTGAAACGGCACTCCTCCCCAGCCACCGGAGTACCTAGGATGACAATGTGCGCCACCAGACCCTGTATTGGGGGTAATTTACAGATTCATGGGGCTCCTTATGGTGTGAGAgggaatgatgtgtgtgtgtgtgtgtgagagagagagagagagagagagagagagagagagagagagagagagagagaatgtatacgcgttgttcgtgtgtgtgtgtgtgtgtgtgtgtgtgtgtgtgtgtgtgtgtgcgcgcgcgcgcgtgtaccTGGGCTAACTGTggctgtctctccatctctcctccccaGTTTACATTCACATGAGCAAGGGCTTCATGTTTCTGGCCCTGGCACTGTGCCTCATTCTCCTGCCCACCATGTTCCTCTCCTTCCGACCAGTCTGCCGCCGCTTGAACAAGATTGACTACATCTTCAGTTTCTTCAGCACTGGCATCGGTAAGTGTCGGTGAGGACAGGGATGCTTGGGGAGCCCCCACCCCGCCTCACAGCCTCCTTCTGCCCAGAGGTGTGGCTAGACTTCCAATTCTGTTGCTCTGGGGGACAGGggtatctctgtgtctgtcttggGCTTTctcgtagctcaggctggccttgactcatcTGTAGTCCATGATGGccttgaatgaatatatatatataattctcttgcctcagcaccCTGGATAGCTAGGATTAAGGGCCTATGCACACCAGTCATGGCTGATGGCTTTgtttccccttttccctttccctctctccaagTATGTTTCaatttgtcgtgtgtgtgtgtgtgtgtgtgtgtgtgtgtgtgtgtgtacaaatgtgtgtcTACTTAGTGTGGCAGGTCAGGGAGGTTGTCTTTGTGTCTGTCCTCTTCCTGGGAGGGGTCCCCTGTCTAGCTTCCTGCCCTTCTCTGGCCCCATCCCGACGCAGGGCTCCTGATTCTCCTCAGCCTGATGCTCTTTGTCATCAACTGCAATAGGCTGCCCCTGAGGCCACAGGTATCCTACCTGCTGGTCTTCTACCTGTGCTGGTGCGCCAGCGTCCTGATGCTGTGGGCCGGTGAGGGGCCTTGGACGGAACGGTGGGGCTTGGGCAGGGCAAGGGCGGAGCCCAGGAAAGGAGGCCAGCCTCCACGGCCAGGGTGGGGCCTGGTGTGGGGCTCAGAGTCGAATATCCACCGGGTCCCTCCTCATAGGAACTCTATCCTTCCTCAACCAAGTGCGGAGGGGGAGCTACAGTTCGCCTATCATGGAGCGGAGGGTCAGCTACTTCCGTTGGGCCTTGAGACACCAATCCCAGCAGCAGTCCAATTTGGACCAGAGCTCGGAGTCCATCCAGAAGCAGTCTGCTGCAACTTCTCAGGACACTGCGAAGTCCCGGCAGCCAGATGCCTCCACCTCTGTCCCTGTGACTCCGTCACCATCAGACCTCCCTTGAGGTTACACGCTTCCCATGAGAGCGGGCAGCACCCTCGGGAGACAGGTGGCAAGCCCCGCTCCCCCGCGCAAGGACCCACCCCTTGCGGTCTGAGTCTTGGCGAGGAAACCACTCTGGAAGTCCTCCAATACTTTCGGCTGTGGCTATGTCCCTCTGAGCAGCCTGGTCCCTGGTCCCAAGCAGCCAGAGCGCGGTGGGATGATCGCCCCACAGGCCACGCCCCTAAGCTGCTCTCCTACCTTTGgtccagccccacccacccaaggAATCCCCTCCAGGGGCCCCAGGCGGACACTCTGCAGCCCAGCCTTGGGGACGGTCCCCACCCTTCTGTGGACGGAACCCTCCCCAGAAAGTCAAGGCTTGATACAACATCCCGCCCCCTTCCTAGCTTCCCCGACTCAATAAAACCAGGTCGGCAGTCCAAAATTCTCAGTGTCAGACTGCTTGTTATCTCTCCAGCTAGGGTCAAGCCTAGCTGGAGCCGACTTTCCTGACATCTCTAACTTTGCATTTGAGATCTGAGCCTTTTCCTTGCCAGGGTGGACTCAGGTGGCATCTCTGACTTGGTCTGAGTCTTTTGTCTGCACTTGTCTCAGACCCATCCCTGTGGCCACCTGTACATGTACACCTGTCCCTTGCCGCAAACTTGAGATCCACTGGGGAAGTCCTGACCTCAGCTGGTTGGGCCTTGACTTAAACCCGACTCCAGAAGGCCAGAGAATGTCAGAACTCGAGCTCATTTGCTGCATGGTGGGTTTTATTAGGAGCAGGGGACAGTGTGTCACTCAGAGTTTTCCTCCATAACTTCTTTCATCCAGGGAATGAAATCAATAACTTTAGTGTAGATGCCCGGCTTCTTGGGTTCGCCACATGGGGCAGGGCCCCATGACGTGACACCCTGGAGTACACCGTCACATATCAGTGGGCCCCCTGAGTCACCCTGAAAGCAGGAGAGTGGTAGGCATGAGGAAGGGCCTGGCAACTGGGTTCTGCTTTGACAACCTGAGACTGACTCCAGCTCTTGGGGGTCCTGCTCTTGCAGGGACATGAGGTTAGAGTGGGGGGCGGACAGGAAGTTGCTGAAGTCAAGTCAAAGTGAAGTAGTGCCAGCTCCAGGACTCCCCCCTCCCGGAGCTCATCACTTCCGTAGGGAAGGGTGAGAAGCACCTGCCTGGCTGGGCGTTGGAGTGGGAATCAAGACTCCGAGGTCCCTCTGTCAGCCCTTCCCCACATTGCAGGGAGGAGCCCACTCACCACACAAgtgtcttttcctccttccatgtctcCTGCACACAGCATGGAGTCTGTCACCAGATAGATGTGGGCTTCGGCACAGTTCTCATTAGGCAGGAGCTCGAGGTCCACGCATTGGAGGTCATCCGGGTATTCGACTGTGGGTCAGGGGCAAGAGGGTGGTGAGCAGAGCCTAGCCCTGTTCTCTTCTCCTTCAGACCCAGGTGTCCCTCTCCAGGCTGTGTGGTTTGGCCCAGACTTACAATTGATGGGTTCAGTGCTGCCCCAGCCTGAGGCAAGGCAGGTGCTCCCCAGCGTGGGTTCCTCGGAGGGCAGGCTGATGACCTTCACAGAATCGGTGATTTCAGCGGGCTGGGCCAGGCGAAGCAGCATCAGGTCATTGCTGAAGTCTTTCTCCTGGTTTTGGGTGGTGTTCTTCAGGAGGTCCAGGTTGAAGTCAGGGTGAAGGAAGCTTTTACTGACAAACCGGTGTTGAGCTGAGGCTTCATCCTCAAAGAGGTTGTTGCGGCCCAGCCAAACCTGGTACTCgctggggcagggagagggatggaggaatgagaggagagaggcagggagagtggGCAgagtgcaggggagggagggaaagggagagggaaggaggggggaggaaagagagacggacggacggacagacagaacacagggggagggggcagggagaagggaggagtgaGAGCTGCTCAGCTGCTGTGCGGCTGGGCTGAGCTTCCCCAGAAGGCAGGCCTGGCCCACAGCCCAAGGCCCGAGTCCTCCACCCCAGCACCCTGCCCTCCCTCTGTACGCAGTTGCCCTTATCCAGCTCCAGCTCAGACCAGACCTTCTCTGTGTGTCCTCAGAGTGGACAGAAGGCCCTGAGGGCCGAGCTggtctggggagagggaggactTCCCTCACGTCTATATTCAGGGACGTCGCTGCTTATCCTCAGGGAGCCCCTTAGGCTTGTTCCCCAGTAGGGTCAGTAGTGATGGAGAAGGACAAGTgagacccagacccagagaggGCTAGGCAGAGCCCCGGAGGGGGAGATGTATAGCAACAGATGGCCCCAGAGACATTCAGCTGTGAATACAGACAAGAAACACATGGACgataagacagaaaagaaagaaacggAATCAAACACAAGCCTGGAGGGGGCATAGAGAGAGCCAGGAGGTCATGGACAGAGGGGCCTAGCTCTGCCTTGCCTCTTTCCTCTCAACCTTCAGCCCATCCCATCCTCCTGCCCTTCGGCACCCCAGCTTGGCCTGGCTTCCACCCTGCTTCCTTGTCCCCAGCCCTGCTCACTCATTGTAGCAGTGGGCGGCCGTGAGCACCCAGCTGGGGTCCACCAGAATGCCCCCGCATTGGAAAGCGGTGTAGTGGTACACAGCCGCCTGCCAGGGCTGGGAGTTCTTCTCACAGTTAGATCCTCCGATGATCCGAGATTGCATGGGAGGCGCAGCACCTGCAAcacagccggggggggggggtttggctCAGAGAGGGAGGTGTGCTGTTGGGGGGGCACAATTGACCAGGCCTGGGATCACCGGCCAGGTGACCTGGGGGAAGGGACCCATAGGTGGCTGGCCCCGGATAGGGAGATCTCGGCTGCTCTGGGGATAGAAATAGCCTAGCTCCTGGCGTCTGGAGCAAGAATCAGGCATGGTGTCAGGTCACTTAGAACTTTGGGCTAAGGGCTGGCAGGGCAATgttgcgagagagagagagatagatagatagatagatagatagatagatagatagagagagagagagagagagagagagagagagagagagagaggtgggattcTAGAGGCCAGTGGTTCTTAGTCCAATGAGAGTGGAATCAGAGGTCAAGAAGGTTTGGTATTTACAGTCTCCAAGGCTTGAGAAGTCAGGGCCTATGAGAGTGGAGGCTCCCAGGAAAGGGAGCCCAAGATGATTTGGGGGTTCCTGGATTGGACAGGAAGTGGCCAGCTGGGCTGGGGGAGAATGAGGGGGTTCCCAGGTCGAAGGGTAGGGTTAAGGCTAGGGGTGGGCTCCTGTTAGGGTTGCGGTGGGGATGGTATCTGAGAGGGGTGGAACTCCCTGAGAACAGAGTTTGGGGTGggtcagagagtgagagaaggaaatgctgggccatgtggggaggGCTCTGCTTCTCGTGGGGTGGGGCTAGTGGTCTGGGGACACTGGAGAGGTTCAGAGGCAGCCTTGGGACAGGAGTGGAGGGGAGGACCCACTTGCTATGGGGTACTAGGTTCAGGTATTGGGTGGGGTCTTTGG
The nucleotide sequence above comes from Peromyscus maniculatus bairdii isolate BWxNUB_F1_BW_parent chromosome 1, HU_Pman_BW_mat_3.1, whole genome shotgun sequence. Encoded proteins:
- the LOC102923023 gene encoding uncharacterized protein LOC102923023 isoform X1: MASDSTVDLRDLFCSWEEDRKLVLRGWSLVFISLATLLVFSMVDGQMAYVQGPYTGFIGLWIDCRRHKCANAGQVTVYIHMSKGFMFLALALCLILLPTMFLSFRPVCRRLNKIDYIFSFFSTGIGLLILLSLMLFVINCNRLPLRPQVSYLLVFYLCWCASVLMLWAGTLSFLNQVRRGSYSSPIMERRVSYFRWALRHQSQQQSNLDQSSESIQKQSAATSQDTAKSRQPDASTSVPVTPSPSDLP
- the LOC102923023 gene encoding uncharacterized protein LOC102923023 isoform X2, with amino-acid sequence MASDSTVDLRDLFCSWEEDRKLVLRGWSLVFISLATLLVFSMVDGQMAYVQGPYTGFIGLWIDCRRHKCANAGQVTVYIHMSKGFMFLALALCLILLPTMFLSFRPVCRRLNKIDYIFSFFSTGIGLLILLSLMLFVINCNRLPLRPQVSYLLVFYLCWCASVLMLWAVRRGSYSSPIMERRVSYFRWALRHQSQQQSNLDQSSESIQKQSAATSQDTAKSRQPDASTSVPVTPSPSDLP
- the LOC102923023 gene encoding uncharacterized protein LOC102923023 isoform X4, with product MASDSTVDLRDLFCSWEEDRKLVLRGWSLVFISLATLLVFSMVDGQMAYVQGPYTGFIGLWIDCRRHKCANAGQVTVYIHMSKGFMFLALALCLILLPTMFLSFRPVCRRLNKIDYIFSFFSTGIGTLSFLNQVRRGSYSSPIMERRVSYFRWALRHQSQQQSNLDQSSESIQKQSAATSQDTAKSRQPDASTSVPVTPSPSDLP
- the LOC102923023 gene encoding uncharacterized protein LOC102923023 isoform X3; this translates as MVDGQMAYVQGPYTGFIGLWIDCRRHKCANAGQVTVYIHMSKGFMFLALALCLILLPTMFLSFRPVCRRLNKIDYIFSFFSTGIGLLILLSLMLFVINCNRLPLRPQVSYLLVFYLCWCASVLMLWAGTLSFLNQVRRGSYSSPIMERRVSYFRWALRHQSQQQSNLDQSSESIQKQSAATSQDTAKSRQPDASTSVPVTPSPSDLP
- the LOC102922717 gene encoding kallikrein-1, which gives rise to MWFLILFLALALGGTGAAPPMQSRIIGGSNCEKNSQPWQAAVYHYTAFQCGGILVDPSWVLTAAHCYNDEYQVWLGRNNLFEDEASAQHRFVSKSFLHPDFNLDLLKNTTQNQEKDFSNDLMLLRLAQPAEITDSVKVISLPSEEPTLGSTCLASGWGSTEPINFEYPDDLQCVDLELLPNENCAEAHIYLVTDSMLCAGDMEGGKDTCVGDSGGPLICDGVLQGVTSWGPAPCGEPKKPGIYTKVIDFIPWMKEVMEENSE